From the Vidua chalybeata isolate OUT-0048 chromosome 28, bVidCha1 merged haplotype, whole genome shotgun sequence genome, one window contains:
- the BMP1 gene encoding bone morphogenetic protein 1 isoform X1, with protein MAGLRSCGLLLCLLLARALRFPDYSYVLEEEEEDEEPLDYKDPCKAAAFLGDIALDEEDLQLFQVDRVVDLARHTITRLPSNSSGSNATSPRPGHPRRRRGRQRARSRRAATSRPERVWPDGVIPYVISGNFSGSQRAIFRQAMRHWEKHTCVTFLERNDEDSYIVFTYRPCGCCSYVGRRGGGPQAISIGKNCDKFGIVVHELGHVIGFWHEHTRPDRDDHVSIIRENIQPGQEYNFLKMEPEEVESLGETYDFDSIMHYARNTFSRGIFLDTILPKYDVNGVRPAIGQRTRLSKGDIAQARKLYRCPACGETLQDSQGNFSSPEFPNGYSAHMHCVWRISVTPGEKIILNFTTLDLYRSRLCWYDYVEVRDGFWRKATLRGRFCGNKLPEPIVSTDSRLWVEFRSSSNWVGKGFFAVYEAICGGDVKKDNGHIQSPNYPDDYRPSKVCVWKITVSEGYHVGLTFQSFEIERHDSCAYDYLEIRDGSSDSSSLIGRYCGYDKPDDIKSTSNKLWMKFVSDGSINKAGFAVNFFKEMDECSRPNNGGCEQRCVNTLGSYKCACDPGYELASDKRRCEAACGGFLTKLNGSITSPGWPKEYPPNKNCIWQLVAPTQYRISLQFDFFETEGNDVCKYDFVEVRSGLTADSKLHGKFCGAEKPDVITSQYNNMRIEFKSDNTVSKKGFKAHFFSDKDECSKNNGGCQHECLNSFGSYECQCRSGFVLHDNKHDCKEAGCDHKVTSVSGTITSPNWPDKYPSKKECTWAISTTPGHRIKLTFSELDVEAQQECTYDHLEIFDGKDAKAPALGRFCGAKEPEPIVSSGNKMFLKFVSDNSIQKKGFEATHTTVCGGQVRAEVKTKDLYSHAQFGDNNYPGGSDCEWVIMAEEGFGVELIFQTFEIEEEADCGYDYMELFDGYDGTAPRLGRFCGSGPPEEVYSAGDSVMIRFHSDDTINKKGFHLRYTSTKFQDTLHTRK; from the exons ATGGCCGGGCTGCGGAGCTGcgggctgctcctctgcctgctcctggcccGGGCCCTGCGCTTTCCGGACTATTCCTACgtgctggaggaagaggaggaggacgaggagcCCCTGGACTACAAGGACCCCTGCAAAGCCG cCGCCTTCCTGGGTGACATCGCCCTGGACGAGGAGGacctgcagctcttccaggTGGACCGGGTGGTGGACCTGGCCCGTCACACCATCACCCGCCTGCCCTCCAACTCCTCAG GCAGCAACGCCACCAGCCCCCGGCCGGGCCACCCtcggcgccgccggggccggcAGCGGGCACGGAGCCGCCGCGCCGCCACGTCCCGGCCGGAGCGAGTGTGGCCGGACGGGGTCATCCCCTACGTCATCAGCGGCAACTTCAGCG GCAGCCAGCGAGCCATCTTCCGGCAGGCCATGCGCCACTGGGAGAAGCACACTTGTGTCACCTTCCTGGAGCGCAACGACGAGGACAGCTACATCGTGTTCACCTACCGCCCCTGTGG gtgctgctcctACGTGGGCCGCCGAGGAGGGGGACCCCAGGCCATCTCCATCGGCAAAAACTGCGACAAATTCGGCATCGTGGTGCACGAGCTGGGCCACGTCATCGGGTTCTGGCACGAGCACACGCGCCCCGACCGGGATGACCACGTCTCCATCATCCGGGAGAACATCCAGCCAG GGCAGGAATACAACTTCCTCAAGATGGAGCCGGAGGAGGTGGAGTCGCTGGGGGAGACCTACGACTTCGACAGCATCATGCACTACGCCAGGAACACCTTCTCCAG GGGCATCTTCCTGGACACCATCCTGCCCAAATACGACGTGAACGGCGTCCGTCCCGCCATCGGCCAGAGGACACGGCTCAGCAAAGGGGACATTGCCCAGGCCCGCAAGCTCTACCGCTGCCCAG cctgtggggagACACTCCAGGACAGCCAGGGCAACTTCTCCTCCCCGGAATTTCCCAATGGGTACTCTGCCCACATGCACTGCGTCTGGAGGATCTCGGTCACCCCCGGAGAGAAG ATCATCCTGAATTTCACCACCCTGGACCTGTACCGAAGCCGGCTGTGCTGGTACGACTACGTGGAGGTGAGAGACGGGTTCTGGAGAAAGGCCACGCTGCGAG GCAGGTTCTGCGGGAACAAGCTGCCCGAGCCCATCGTCTCCACCGACAGCCGCCTCTGGGTGGAGTTTCGGAGCAGCAGCAACTGGGTGGGCAAAGGTTTCTTCGCCGTCTACGAAG CCATCTGCGGGGGGGACGTGAAGAAGGACAACGGCCACATCCAGTCCCCCAACTACCCCGACGACTATCGGCCCAGCAAGGTGTGCGTCTGGAAAATCACCGTGTCCGAGGGCTACCACGTGGGATTGACCTTCCAGTCCTTCGAG ATCGAGCGTCACGACAGCTGCGCCTACGACTACCTGGAGATCCGGGACGGGAGCAGCGACTCGAGCAGCCTCATCGGCCGCTACTGCGGCTACGACAAACCCGACGACATCAAGAGCACCTCCAACAAGCTCTGGATGAAATTCGTCTCTGACGGCTCCATCAACAAGGCCGGATTCGCCGTCAACTTCTTCAAAG agaTGGACGAGTGCTCCCGCCCCAACAACGGCGGCTGCGAGCAGCGCTGCGTCAACACCCTGGGCAGCTACAAGTGTGCCTGCGACCCTGGCTACGAGCTGGCATCCGACAAGCGCCGCTGCGAGG CCGCCTGCGGAGGTTTCCTCACCAAGCTCAACGGCTCCATCACCAGCCCGGGGTGGCCCAAGGAGTATCCCCCCAACAAGAACTGCATCTGGCAGCTGGTGGCCCCCACCCAGTACCGCATCTCCCTCCAGTTCGACTTCTTCGAGACCGAAGGCAACGAT GTGTGCAAATATGACTTCGTGGAGGTGCGCAGCGGGCTCACGGCCGACTCCAAGCTGCACGGGAAGTTCTGCGGCGCCGAGAAGCCCGACGTCATCACCTCCCAGTACAACAACATGAGGATCGAGTTCAAGTCCGACAACACCGTCTCCAAAAAGGGCTTCAAGGCCCATTTCTTCTCAG ACAAGGATGAGTGCTCCAAGAACAACGGGGGCTGCCAGCACGAGTGCCTCAACTCCTTCGGCAGCTACGAGTGCCAGTGCCGCAGCGGCTTCGTGCTGCACGACAACAAGCACGACTGCAAGGAAG CTGGCTGTGACCACAAGGTGACATCCGTCTCGGGGACCATCACCAGCCCCAACTGGCCCGATAAATACCCCAGTAAGAAGGAGTGCACCTGGGCCATCAGCACCACGCCGGGGCACCGCATCAAGCTG ACCTTCTCGGAGCTGGACGTGGAGGCGCAGCAGGAATGTACCTACGACCACCTGGAGATCTTCGACGGGAAGGACGCCAAGGCCCCGGCACTCGGTCGCTTCTGTGGGGCCAAGGAGCCCGAGCCCATCGTCTCCTCGGGCAACAAGATGTTCCTCAAGTTTGTGTCTGACAACTCCATCCAGAAGAAGGGGTTCGAGGCCACCCACACCACAG TGTGCGGGGGCCAGGTGCGTGCCGAGGTGAAGACCAAGGATTTGTATTCCCACGCGCAATTTGGGGACAACAACTACCCGGGGGGCTCGGACTGCGAGTGGGTGATCATGGCCGAGGAAGGCTTCGGCGTGGAGCTCATCTTCCAGACCTTCGAGATCGAGGAGGAGGCCGACTGCGGATACGACTACATGGAGCTCTTCGACGGCTACGACGGGACGGCGCCGCGCCTCGGCCGCTTCTGCGGGTCCGGG ccccccgagGAGGTCTACTCGGCCGGAGACTCGGTGATGATCCGCTTCCACTCTGACGACACCATCAACAAGAAGGGTTTCCACCTTCGCTACACCAGCACCAAGTTCCAGGACACGCTGCACACGAGGAAATGA
- the BMP1 gene encoding bone morphogenetic protein 1 isoform X2, with the protein MAGLRSCGLLLCLLLARALRFPDYSYVLEEEEEDEEPLDYKDPCKAAAFLGDIALDEEDLQLFQVDRVVDLARHTITRLPSNSSGSNATSPRPGHPRRRRGRQRARSRRAATSRPERVWPDGVIPYVISGNFSGSQRAIFRQAMRHWEKHTCVTFLERNDEDSYIVFTYRPCGCCSYVGRRGGGPQAISIGKNCDKFGIVVHELGHVIGFWHEHTRPDRDDHVSIIRENIQPGQEYNFLKMEPEEVESLGETYDFDSIMHYARNTFSRGIFLDTILPKYDVNGVRPAIGQRTRLSKGDIAQARKLYRCPACGETLQDSQGNFSSPEFPNGYSAHMHCVWRISVTPGEKIILNFTTLDLYRSRLCWYDYVEVRDGFWRKATLRGRFCGNKLPEPIVSTDSRLWVEFRSSSNWVGKGFFAVYEAICGGDVKKDNGHIQSPNYPDDYRPSKVCVWKITVSEGYHVGLTFQSFEIERHDSCAYDYLEIRDGSSDSSSLIGRYCGYDKPDDIKSTSNKLWMKFVSDGSINKAGFAVNFFKEMDECSRPNNGGCEQRCVNTLGSYKCACDPGYELASDKRRCEAACGGFLTKLNGSITSPGWPKEYPPNKNCIWQLVAPTQYRISLQFDFFETEGNDVCKYDFVEVRSGLTADSKLHGKFCGAEKPDVITSQYNNMRIEFKSDNTVSKKGFKAHFFSEKKQQLQPPKSRPPGLKFRMQKRPRGPS; encoded by the exons ATGGCCGGGCTGCGGAGCTGcgggctgctcctctgcctgctcctggcccGGGCCCTGCGCTTTCCGGACTATTCCTACgtgctggaggaagaggaggaggacgaggagcCCCTGGACTACAAGGACCCCTGCAAAGCCG cCGCCTTCCTGGGTGACATCGCCCTGGACGAGGAGGacctgcagctcttccaggTGGACCGGGTGGTGGACCTGGCCCGTCACACCATCACCCGCCTGCCCTCCAACTCCTCAG GCAGCAACGCCACCAGCCCCCGGCCGGGCCACCCtcggcgccgccggggccggcAGCGGGCACGGAGCCGCCGCGCCGCCACGTCCCGGCCGGAGCGAGTGTGGCCGGACGGGGTCATCCCCTACGTCATCAGCGGCAACTTCAGCG GCAGCCAGCGAGCCATCTTCCGGCAGGCCATGCGCCACTGGGAGAAGCACACTTGTGTCACCTTCCTGGAGCGCAACGACGAGGACAGCTACATCGTGTTCACCTACCGCCCCTGTGG gtgctgctcctACGTGGGCCGCCGAGGAGGGGGACCCCAGGCCATCTCCATCGGCAAAAACTGCGACAAATTCGGCATCGTGGTGCACGAGCTGGGCCACGTCATCGGGTTCTGGCACGAGCACACGCGCCCCGACCGGGATGACCACGTCTCCATCATCCGGGAGAACATCCAGCCAG GGCAGGAATACAACTTCCTCAAGATGGAGCCGGAGGAGGTGGAGTCGCTGGGGGAGACCTACGACTTCGACAGCATCATGCACTACGCCAGGAACACCTTCTCCAG GGGCATCTTCCTGGACACCATCCTGCCCAAATACGACGTGAACGGCGTCCGTCCCGCCATCGGCCAGAGGACACGGCTCAGCAAAGGGGACATTGCCCAGGCCCGCAAGCTCTACCGCTGCCCAG cctgtggggagACACTCCAGGACAGCCAGGGCAACTTCTCCTCCCCGGAATTTCCCAATGGGTACTCTGCCCACATGCACTGCGTCTGGAGGATCTCGGTCACCCCCGGAGAGAAG ATCATCCTGAATTTCACCACCCTGGACCTGTACCGAAGCCGGCTGTGCTGGTACGACTACGTGGAGGTGAGAGACGGGTTCTGGAGAAAGGCCACGCTGCGAG GCAGGTTCTGCGGGAACAAGCTGCCCGAGCCCATCGTCTCCACCGACAGCCGCCTCTGGGTGGAGTTTCGGAGCAGCAGCAACTGGGTGGGCAAAGGTTTCTTCGCCGTCTACGAAG CCATCTGCGGGGGGGACGTGAAGAAGGACAACGGCCACATCCAGTCCCCCAACTACCCCGACGACTATCGGCCCAGCAAGGTGTGCGTCTGGAAAATCACCGTGTCCGAGGGCTACCACGTGGGATTGACCTTCCAGTCCTTCGAG ATCGAGCGTCACGACAGCTGCGCCTACGACTACCTGGAGATCCGGGACGGGAGCAGCGACTCGAGCAGCCTCATCGGCCGCTACTGCGGCTACGACAAACCCGACGACATCAAGAGCACCTCCAACAAGCTCTGGATGAAATTCGTCTCTGACGGCTCCATCAACAAGGCCGGATTCGCCGTCAACTTCTTCAAAG agaTGGACGAGTGCTCCCGCCCCAACAACGGCGGCTGCGAGCAGCGCTGCGTCAACACCCTGGGCAGCTACAAGTGTGCCTGCGACCCTGGCTACGAGCTGGCATCCGACAAGCGCCGCTGCGAGG CCGCCTGCGGAGGTTTCCTCACCAAGCTCAACGGCTCCATCACCAGCCCGGGGTGGCCCAAGGAGTATCCCCCCAACAAGAACTGCATCTGGCAGCTGGTGGCCCCCACCCAGTACCGCATCTCCCTCCAGTTCGACTTCTTCGAGACCGAAGGCAACGAT GTGTGCAAATATGACTTCGTGGAGGTGCGCAGCGGGCTCACGGCCGACTCCAAGCTGCACGGGAAGTTCTGCGGCGCCGAGAAGCCCGACGTCATCACCTCCCAGTACAACAACATGAGGATCGAGTTCAAGTCCGACAACACCGTCTCCAAAAAGGGCTTCAAGGCCCATTTCTTCTCAG agaagaagcagcagctgcagcccccgaAATCTCGCCCGCCCGGCCTGAAGTTCCGCATGCAGAAGCGGCCGCGGGGCCCCTCCTGA